The following is a genomic window from Plasmodium berghei ANKA genome assembly, chromosome: 9.
tttaaattactTTGCATTTTGCAAAAGTAATATCAACatattttactattatcgtttgtttccattttaccgatttcttcatttttatatactcTCCAAATTTTTATCGAATTGCATATTTTTGCACTCAATCcgattataatatttttatatacaatgCATAACCTTTCTGTTTTCATATGTTTCTTAGACTCATATTTGCactatacatatatataatatatattgtttgtCTATATTAACTTTAACAATTCGTTATTTTCCATATTATTCTAGCCTATTTCGCGACAATACTCTTATTTCTATTCTTCTCCCactatttgttttttttttttttttttttttttgttacaCAACTCATcacattatattataatattttatttgaattatttccattttccATTGTACTTACTAAGAAAATGtacattaataatatatcatgTCGTTCTATTAATAACacaaattttttacaacaaagaaaaataaaatttggtaatataaaaaattcagttatcaattatattataaaaaaatcattaaCTTATGATAATTTTACTCAGTactataatttaaatgaattaaataattttaaaaagtctataaaaaatatgaacagtcataattttttggataataaaattgtatgctctataaaaaattttttacatttaaatCGTAAATATCATGTACAAAGACAACATATATCcacttttattaaaaaaaaatacacattatctttaattaaaagaagaaaaaaaataatacctaacaattattttaaatgtgGAATccatacaaataatatgctCAAGTTAAATTCCTTACCCCCATGTTATAacttcaaaatatttttacaaaccAATCAAACTCAATTAAATACTATTATTAACCGTgatcaaattaaaaattttaaaatacatataaataagtcatattattattccaCAAATATGTATGATGGAATAAACACGCACGCATTTCATACCCAAAACataattcaaaataataataaatctgaaattaaaaaaaaattaccaaaaggaagaaatataaatacgGCTATAAGTTATGCCAACAGAATACAATTACTGagaagaaaaacaaaaaaaaaaaaaaaaaaatggcttaacaaattaataaaaaaaaaaaataatagtaaaataataaaattacaatTAAATATGCGGAAAAGACAAAACAAAAAGTGCCTAAAAAATTATCCAACTAATAGAAAACATAATTGtggaatatataaaaataatgttaaaaatacaaaacgTCCTAAATGGGATGATGTGCAAAATACTAATACTCttaattttcaaaatagcCAAAATATAGACAAGggatatttaaataaaacgCTACAAAccacaaataataatcaaaCAAATAGTGATAAAACATCacataagaaaaataattatttaacaaaagaatttgataataatgatgaaaaagCATCACATGACAAAGCTGAAATGAATATCAAAAAGCACgatttattattagtaGCTCTCTCTGGTTGTATAccatttatttgttttggTTTTGTTGATAATGCATTTATGATCATTTCTGGCGATTTATTTGATTCCACATTTTGTGTATTTTTAGGATTAAGTACAATGGCTGCAGCTGGATTTGGAAATTTAACAAGTGATGTTTTGGGAATATTTATAGGTGGctatattgaaaaaatgattGTTTGTATCGGATATCCTAGAATaaatttaacaaataaacaattaaaaatgaatataacgagaaaatattattatttaggTAGTGCAGTAGGTATTGCCATAGGCTGTTTACTAGGCATGTTACCATTATTGTTTATAGATAGcaaaaaattagaaaaaaaaaatcaaaataaaaaaaaaaaaaaaaaagaacaaGAATTCCAACCATCAGAAAAACAAACACAAGAATTTCATAATGATAACAAAGATTtggataaaaaattaatcgAATTtgtatcaaaaaaaatgccaCAATATATCAATTCAAGTTATgcgtttttatttatttttgataaaaataaaaatcaatTTTACACCCTAATTAACAATAatcttatttatattcctATTACTCATGATATAATATCtgaaacatatataaaaaaacaaattgtAAATTACTATAATCAAAATTTAACGaatgtatatacaaattcatttaatatgataaatatgaataagAAAAACGATTTGCAATCCGAgctaaataaatttaaccATTCAAGTGATGACCacaattttaaaatctCGAAAATCAATGATGCCTTTTTCAAACATCATGGAATAAATGCCAATCAAGTTTTAACTGTACCTGTATTTGGAGTAAATGtaacaataaaaacaaaaaaaatccatacatatcataaatatataaatttccaaaattattaaattataccAAAATTCGATCATAACACATTTactaacaaaaaatatataaattaaaaatttggtttcattttatcatttttttttttttttaactttttaGGAATCTATAATCGCAATAATAACAGTAGTTAAttcaacaaaaaaaatccCATTTTCTGATAGGGATGTTCACtttctaaatttattttcatctcATATTTCTAAGGAAATAGAGGGGAAAAGCGACCTTGATGCATCATTAAAgtttgtgaaaaaaaatataataatttaatatttatacttcaattataataattttataaaaaatatgtatttaaaaaaataataagttcataataattcaaaaattataaaaaaaaaaatttttttttaattatttgtttttaggttatgcaaaaatattatatataactaaaaaaaggcaaaataaatatcgacaaaaaaataaaaaattcgaAACACATTAATTGGTACACATTGAATAATCATTAAATTCATTtccctttttattttcttccatttttgaaatttttttataatccACATAactaattttataaaaaactcctattttatttttaaacaaatcTAAACATgcttttgttttttcaaataCCCATCTGTAAAGAAAAGGAAATCTCAATATTAGTCAAAAATATGCTCatagtatttatatataaaaatatattctaatttatcaatattattattacctTTCAAAACAAACACATTATTAGCCAAATCTAAATTAGCACGTTTGTG
Proteins encoded in this region:
- a CDS encoding TMEM65 domain-containing protein, putative, with protein sequence MYINNISCRSINNTNFLQQRKIKFGNIKNSVINYIIKKSLTYDNFTQYYNLNELNNFKKSIKNMNSHNFLDNKIVCSIKNFLHLNRKYHVQRQHISTFIKKKYTLSLIKRRKKIIPNNYFKCGIHTNNMLKLNSLPPCYNFKIFLQTNQTQLNTIINRDQIKNFKIHINKSYYYSTNMYDGINTHAFHTQNIIQNNNKSEIKKKLPKGRNINTAISYANRIQLLRRKTKKKKKKWLNKLIKKKNNSKIIKLQLNMRKRQNKKCLKNYPTNRKHNCGIYKNNVKNTKRPKWDDVQNTNTLNFQNSQNIDKGYLNKTLQTTNNNQTNSDKTSHKKNNYLTKEFDNNDEKASHDKAEMNIKKHDLLLVALSGCIPFICFGFVDNAFMIISGDLFDSTFCVFLGLSTMAAAGFGNLTSDVLGIFIGGYIEKMIVCIGYPRINLTNKQLKMNITRKYYYLGSAVGIAIGCLLGMLPLLFIDSKKLEKKNQNKKKKKKEQEFQPSEKQTQEFHNDNKDLDKKLIEFVSKKMPQYINSSYAFLFIFDKNKNQFYTLINNNLIYIPITHDIISETYIKKQIVNYYNQNLTNVYTNSFNMINMNKKNDLQSELNKFNHSSDDHNFKISKINDAFFKHHGINANQVLTVPVFGVNESIIAIITVVNSTKKIPFSDRDVHFLNLFSSHISKEIEGKSDLDASLKLCKNIIYN